The Pan paniscus chromosome 1, NHGRI_mPanPan1-v2.0_pri, whole genome shotgun sequence genome has a segment encoding these proteins:
- the MXRA8 gene encoding matrix remodeling-associated protein 8 isoform X1 — MALPSRILLWKLVLLQSSAVLLHSGSSVPAAAGSSVVSESAVSWAAGARAVLRCQSPRMVWTQDRLHDRQRVLHWDLRGPGGGPARRLLDLYSAGEQRVYEARDRGRLELSASAFDDGNFSLLIRAVEETDAGLYTCNLHHHYCHLYESLAVRLEVTDGPPATPAYWDGEKEVLAVARGAPALLTCVNRGHVWTDRHVEEAQQVVHWDRQPPGVPHDRADRLLDLYGSGERRAYGPLFLRDRVAVGADAFERGDFSLRIEPLEVADEGTYSCHLHHHYCGLHERRVFHLTVAEPHAEPPPRGSPGNGSSHSGAPGPDPTLARGHNVINVIVPESRAHFFQQLGYVLATLLLFILLLVTVLLAARRRRGGYEYSDQKSGNSKGKDVNLAEFAVAAGDQMLYGSEDIQLDYKNNILKERAELAHSPLPAKYIDLDKGERRGATSAHLRALPVPIPPHPGPTMAGTSQARGPCHLRLRNPWGVLRGGLPCVSHCDEDGEQPPTRWRPWLPGFRKENCK, encoded by the exons ATGGCGCTGCCATCCCGAATCCTGCTTTGGAAACTTGTGCTTCTGCAGA GCTCTGCTGTTCTCCTGCACTCAG ggTCCTCGGTACCCGCCGCTGCTGGCAGCTCCGTGGTGTCCGAGTCCGCGGTGAGCTGGGCGGCGGGCGCCCGGGCGGTGCTGCGCTGCCAGAGCCCGCGCATGGTGTGGACCCAGGACCGGCTGCACGACCGCCAGCGCGTGCTCCACTGGGACCTGCGCGGCCCCGGGGGTGGCCCCGCGCGGCGCCTGCTGGACTTGTACTCGGCGGGCGAGCAGCGCGTGTACGAGGCGCGGGACCGCGGCCGCCTGGAGCTCTCGGCCTCGGCCTTCGACGACGGCAACTTCTCGCTGCTCATCCGCG CGGTGGAGGAGACGGACGCGGGGCTGTACACCTGCAACCTGCACCACCACTACTGCCACCTCTACGAGAGCCTGGCCGTCCGCCTGGAGGTCACCGACGGCC CCCCGGCCACCCCCGCCTACTGGGACGGCGAGAAGGAGGTGCTGGCGGTGGCGCGCGGCGCACCCGCGCTCCTGACCTGCGTGAACCGCGGGCACGTGTGGACCGACCGGCACGTGGAGGAGGCTCAACAGGTGGTGCACTGGGACCGGCAGCCGCCCGGGGTCCCGCACGACCGCGCGGACCGCCTGCTGGACCTGTACGGGTCGGGCGAGCGCCGCGCCTACGGGCCCCTTTTTCTGCGCGACCGCGTGGCTGTGGGCGCGGATGCCTTTGAGCGCGGTGACTTCTCACTGCGTATCGAGCCGCTGGAGGTCGCCGACGAGGGCACCTACTCCTGCCACCTGCACCACCATTACTGTGGCCTGCACGAACGCCGCGTCTTCCACCTGACGGTCGCCGAACCCCACGCGGAGCCGCCCCCCCGGGGCTCTCCGGGCAACGGCTCCAGCCACAGCGGCGCCCCAGGCCCAG ACCCCACACTGGCGCGCGGCCACAACGTCATCAATGTCATCGTCCCCGAGAGCCGAGCCCACTTCTTCCAGCAGCTGGGATACGTGCTGGCCACGCTGCTGCTCTTCATCCTGCTACTGGTCACTGTCCTCCTGGCCGCCCGCAGGCGCCGCGGAG GCTACGAATACTCGGACCAGAAGTCGGGAAACTCAAAGGG GAAGGATGTGAACTTGGCGGAGTTCGCTGTGGCTGCAGGGGACCAGATGCTTTACGGGAGTGAGGACATCCAACTAG ATTACAAAAACAACATCCTGAAGGAGAGGGCGGAGCTGGCCCACAGCCCCCTGCCTGCCAAGTACATCGACCTAGACAAAGGTGAGCGGCGGGGGGCGACCTCAGCCCATCTCAGAGCCCTGCCTGTCCCCATTCCACCTCACCCGGGACCAACGATGGCAGGCACCAGCCAGGCCCGGGGCCCCTGCCACCTCAGGCTCAGAAATCCCTGGGGAGTCCTGCGGGGGGGTCTGCCCTGTGTCTCCCACTGTGATGAGGATGGAGAACAGCCGCCAACCCGTTGGCGCCCTTGGCTTCCAGGGTTCCGGAAGGAGAACTGCAAATAG
- the AURKAIP1 gene encoding small ribosomal subunit protein mS38 isoform X2: MLLGRLTSQLLRAVPWAGGRPPWPVSGVLGSRVCGPLYSTPPAGPGRAASLPRKGAQLELEEMLVPRKMSVSPLESWLAARCFLPRLDTGTAGTVAPPRSYQCPPSQTGEGAEQGDEGVADAPQIQCKNVLKIRRRKMNHHKYRKLVKKTRFLRRKVQEGRLRRKQIKFEKDLRRIWLKAGLKEAPEGWQTPKIYLRGK; encoded by the exons ATGCTCCTGGGGCGCCTGACTTCCCAGCTGTTGAGGGCCGTTCCTTGGGCAG GCGGCCGCCCGCCTTGGCCCGTCTCTGGAGTGCTGGGCAGCCGGGTCTGCGGGCCCCTTTACAGCACACCGCCGGCCGGCCCAGGTAGGGCGGCCTCTCTCCCTCGCAAGGGGGCCcagctggagctggaggagaTGCTGGTCCCCAGGAAGATGTCCGTCAGCCCCCTGGAGAGCTGGCTCGCGGCCCGCTGCTTCCTGCCCAGACTGGATACCGGGACCGCAGGGACTGTGGCTCCACCGCGATCCTACCAGTGTCCGCCCAGCCAGACAGGGGAAGGGGCCGAGCAGGGGGATGAAGGCGTCGCGGATGCGCCTCAAATTCAGTGCAAAAACGTGCTGAAGATCCGCCGGCGGAAGATGAACCACCACAAGTACCGGAAGCTGGTGAAGAAGACGCGGTTCCTGCGGAGGAAGGTCCAGGAGGGACGCCTGAGACGCAAGCAG ATCAAGTTCGAGAAAGACCTGAGGCGCATCTGGCTGAAGGCGGGGCTAAAGGAAGCCCCCGAAGGCTGGCAGACCCCCAAGATCTACCTGCGGGGCAAATGA
- the MXRA8 gene encoding matrix remodeling-associated protein 8 isoform X3: MALPSRILLWKLVLLQSSAVLLHSGSSVPAAAGSSVVSESAVSWAAGARAVLRCQSPRMVWTQDRLHDRQRVLHWDLRGPGGGPARRLLDLYSAGEQRVYEARDRGRLELSASAFDDGNFSLLIRAVEETDAGLYTCNLHHHYCHLYESLAVRLEVTDGPPATPAYWDGEKEVLAVARGAPALLTCVNRGHVWTDRHVEEAQQVVHWDRQPPGVPHDRADRLLDLYGSGERRAYGPLFLRDRVAVGADAFERGDFSLRIEPLEVADEGTYSCHLHHHYCGLHERRVFHLTVAEPHAEPPPRGSPGNGSSHSGAPGPDPTLARGHNVINVIVPESRAHFFQQLGYVLATLLLFILLLVTVLLAARRRRGGYEYSDQKSGNSKGKDVNLAEFAVAAGDQMLYGSEDIQLDYKNNILKERAELAHSPLPAKYIDLDKGFRKENCK; encoded by the exons ATGGCGCTGCCATCCCGAATCCTGCTTTGGAAACTTGTGCTTCTGCAGA GCTCTGCTGTTCTCCTGCACTCAG ggTCCTCGGTACCCGCCGCTGCTGGCAGCTCCGTGGTGTCCGAGTCCGCGGTGAGCTGGGCGGCGGGCGCCCGGGCGGTGCTGCGCTGCCAGAGCCCGCGCATGGTGTGGACCCAGGACCGGCTGCACGACCGCCAGCGCGTGCTCCACTGGGACCTGCGCGGCCCCGGGGGTGGCCCCGCGCGGCGCCTGCTGGACTTGTACTCGGCGGGCGAGCAGCGCGTGTACGAGGCGCGGGACCGCGGCCGCCTGGAGCTCTCGGCCTCGGCCTTCGACGACGGCAACTTCTCGCTGCTCATCCGCG CGGTGGAGGAGACGGACGCGGGGCTGTACACCTGCAACCTGCACCACCACTACTGCCACCTCTACGAGAGCCTGGCCGTCCGCCTGGAGGTCACCGACGGCC CCCCGGCCACCCCCGCCTACTGGGACGGCGAGAAGGAGGTGCTGGCGGTGGCGCGCGGCGCACCCGCGCTCCTGACCTGCGTGAACCGCGGGCACGTGTGGACCGACCGGCACGTGGAGGAGGCTCAACAGGTGGTGCACTGGGACCGGCAGCCGCCCGGGGTCCCGCACGACCGCGCGGACCGCCTGCTGGACCTGTACGGGTCGGGCGAGCGCCGCGCCTACGGGCCCCTTTTTCTGCGCGACCGCGTGGCTGTGGGCGCGGATGCCTTTGAGCGCGGTGACTTCTCACTGCGTATCGAGCCGCTGGAGGTCGCCGACGAGGGCACCTACTCCTGCCACCTGCACCACCATTACTGTGGCCTGCACGAACGCCGCGTCTTCCACCTGACGGTCGCCGAACCCCACGCGGAGCCGCCCCCCCGGGGCTCTCCGGGCAACGGCTCCAGCCACAGCGGCGCCCCAGGCCCAG ACCCCACACTGGCGCGCGGCCACAACGTCATCAATGTCATCGTCCCCGAGAGCCGAGCCCACTTCTTCCAGCAGCTGGGATACGTGCTGGCCACGCTGCTGCTCTTCATCCTGCTACTGGTCACTGTCCTCCTGGCCGCCCGCAGGCGCCGCGGAG GCTACGAATACTCGGACCAGAAGTCGGGAAACTCAAAGGG GAAGGATGTGAACTTGGCGGAGTTCGCTGTGGCTGCAGGGGACCAGATGCTTTACGGGAGTGAGGACATCCAACTAG ATTACAAAAACAACATCCTGAAGGAGAGGGCGGAGCTGGCCCACAGCCCCCTGCCTGCCAAGTACATCGACCTAGACAAAG GGTTCCGGAAGGAGAACTGCAAATAG
- the AURKAIP1 gene encoding small ribosomal subunit protein mS38 isoform X1: MNVLLPNPTGLCGLASGDRGVWFSAGGRPPWPVSGVLGSRVCGPLYSTPPAGPGRAASLPRKGAQLELEEMLVPRKMSVSPLESWLAARCFLPRLDTGTAGTVAPPRSYQCPPSQTGEGAEQGDEGVADAPQIQCKNVLKIRRRKMNHHKYRKLVKKTRFLRRKVQEGRLRRKQIKFEKDLRRIWLKAGLKEAPEGWQTPKIYLRGK; the protein is encoded by the exons ATGAACGTGCTGCTCCCCAACCCGACGGGCCTGTGTGGTCTCGCGAGCGGTGACCGTGGCGTCTGGTTCTCTGCAGGCGGCCGCCCGCCTTGGCCCGTCTCTGGAGTGCTGGGCAGCCGGGTCTGCGGGCCCCTTTACAGCACACCGCCGGCCGGCCCAGGTAGGGCGGCCTCTCTCCCTCGCAAGGGGGCCcagctggagctggaggagaTGCTGGTCCCCAGGAAGATGTCCGTCAGCCCCCTGGAGAGCTGGCTCGCGGCCCGCTGCTTCCTGCCCAGACTGGATACCGGGACCGCAGGGACTGTGGCTCCACCGCGATCCTACCAGTGTCCGCCCAGCCAGACAGGGGAAGGGGCCGAGCAGGGGGATGAAGGCGTCGCGGATGCGCCTCAAATTCAGTGCAAAAACGTGCTGAAGATCCGCCGGCGGAAGATGAACCACCACAAGTACCGGAAGCTGGTGAAGAAGACGCGGTTCCTGCGGAGGAAGGTCCAGGAGGGACGCCTGAGACGCAAGCAG ATCAAGTTCGAGAAAGACCTGAGGCGCATCTGGCTGAAGGCGGGGCTAAAGGAAGCCCCCGAAGGCTGGCAGACCCCCAAGATCTACCTGCGGGGCAAATGA
- the MXRA8 gene encoding matrix remodeling-associated protein 8 isoform X2 gives MVWTQDRLHDRQRVLHWDLRGPGGGPARRLLDLYSAGEQRVYEARDRGRLELSASAFDDGNFSLLIRAVEETDAGLYTCNLHHHYCHLYESLAVRLEVTDGPPATPAYWDGEKEVLAVARGAPALLTCVNRGHVWTDRHVEEAQQVVHWDRQPPGVPHDRADRLLDLYGSGERRAYGPLFLRDRVAVGADAFERGDFSLRIEPLEVADEGTYSCHLHHHYCGLHERRVFHLTVAEPHAEPPPRGSPGNGSSHSGAPGPDPTLARGHNVINVIVPESRAHFFQQLGYVLATLLLFILLLVTVLLAARRRRGGYEYSDQKSGNSKGKDVNLAEFAVAAGDQMLYGSEDIQLDYKNNILKERAELAHSPLPAKYIDLDKGERRGATSAHLRALPVPIPPHPGPTMAGTSQARGPCHLRLRNPWGVLRGGLPCVSHCDEDGEQPPTRWRPWLPGFRKENCK, from the exons ATGGTGTGGACCCAGGACCGGCTGCACGACCGCCAGCGCGTGCTCCACTGGGACCTGCGCGGCCCCGGGGGTGGCCCCGCGCGGCGCCTGCTGGACTTGTACTCGGCGGGCGAGCAGCGCGTGTACGAGGCGCGGGACCGCGGCCGCCTGGAGCTCTCGGCCTCGGCCTTCGACGACGGCAACTTCTCGCTGCTCATCCGCG CGGTGGAGGAGACGGACGCGGGGCTGTACACCTGCAACCTGCACCACCACTACTGCCACCTCTACGAGAGCCTGGCCGTCCGCCTGGAGGTCACCGACGGCC CCCCGGCCACCCCCGCCTACTGGGACGGCGAGAAGGAGGTGCTGGCGGTGGCGCGCGGCGCACCCGCGCTCCTGACCTGCGTGAACCGCGGGCACGTGTGGACCGACCGGCACGTGGAGGAGGCTCAACAGGTGGTGCACTGGGACCGGCAGCCGCCCGGGGTCCCGCACGACCGCGCGGACCGCCTGCTGGACCTGTACGGGTCGGGCGAGCGCCGCGCCTACGGGCCCCTTTTTCTGCGCGACCGCGTGGCTGTGGGCGCGGATGCCTTTGAGCGCGGTGACTTCTCACTGCGTATCGAGCCGCTGGAGGTCGCCGACGAGGGCACCTACTCCTGCCACCTGCACCACCATTACTGTGGCCTGCACGAACGCCGCGTCTTCCACCTGACGGTCGCCGAACCCCACGCGGAGCCGCCCCCCCGGGGCTCTCCGGGCAACGGCTCCAGCCACAGCGGCGCCCCAGGCCCAG ACCCCACACTGGCGCGCGGCCACAACGTCATCAATGTCATCGTCCCCGAGAGCCGAGCCCACTTCTTCCAGCAGCTGGGATACGTGCTGGCCACGCTGCTGCTCTTCATCCTGCTACTGGTCACTGTCCTCCTGGCCGCCCGCAGGCGCCGCGGAG GCTACGAATACTCGGACCAGAAGTCGGGAAACTCAAAGGG GAAGGATGTGAACTTGGCGGAGTTCGCTGTGGCTGCAGGGGACCAGATGCTTTACGGGAGTGAGGACATCCAACTAG ATTACAAAAACAACATCCTGAAGGAGAGGGCGGAGCTGGCCCACAGCCCCCTGCCTGCCAAGTACATCGACCTAGACAAAGGTGAGCGGCGGGGGGCGACCTCAGCCCATCTCAGAGCCCTGCCTGTCCCCATTCCACCTCACCCGGGACCAACGATGGCAGGCACCAGCCAGGCCCGGGGCCCCTGCCACCTCAGGCTCAGAAATCCCTGGGGAGTCCTGCGGGGGGGTCTGCCCTGTGTCTCCCACTGTGATGAGGATGGAGAACAGCCGCCAACCCGTTGGCGCCCTTGGCTTCCAGGGTTCCGGAAGGAGAACTGCAAATAG
- the MXRA8 gene encoding matrix remodeling-associated protein 8 isoform X4: MVWTQDRLHDRQRVLHWDLRGPGGGPARRLLDLYSAGEQRVYEARDRGRLELSASAFDDGNFSLLIRAVEETDAGLYTCNLHHHYCHLYESLAVRLEVTDGPPATPAYWDGEKEVLAVARGAPALLTCVNRGHVWTDRHVEEAQQVVHWDRQPPGVPHDRADRLLDLYGSGERRAYGPLFLRDRVAVGADAFERGDFSLRIEPLEVADEGTYSCHLHHHYCGLHERRVFHLTVAEPHAEPPPRGSPGNGSSHSGAPGPDPTLARGHNVINVIVPESRAHFFQQLGYVLATLLLFILLLVTVLLAARRRRGGYEYSDQKSGNSKGKDVNLAEFAVAAGDQMLYGSEDIQLDYKNNILKERAELAHSPLPAKYIDLDKGFRKENCK, translated from the exons ATGGTGTGGACCCAGGACCGGCTGCACGACCGCCAGCGCGTGCTCCACTGGGACCTGCGCGGCCCCGGGGGTGGCCCCGCGCGGCGCCTGCTGGACTTGTACTCGGCGGGCGAGCAGCGCGTGTACGAGGCGCGGGACCGCGGCCGCCTGGAGCTCTCGGCCTCGGCCTTCGACGACGGCAACTTCTCGCTGCTCATCCGCG CGGTGGAGGAGACGGACGCGGGGCTGTACACCTGCAACCTGCACCACCACTACTGCCACCTCTACGAGAGCCTGGCCGTCCGCCTGGAGGTCACCGACGGCC CCCCGGCCACCCCCGCCTACTGGGACGGCGAGAAGGAGGTGCTGGCGGTGGCGCGCGGCGCACCCGCGCTCCTGACCTGCGTGAACCGCGGGCACGTGTGGACCGACCGGCACGTGGAGGAGGCTCAACAGGTGGTGCACTGGGACCGGCAGCCGCCCGGGGTCCCGCACGACCGCGCGGACCGCCTGCTGGACCTGTACGGGTCGGGCGAGCGCCGCGCCTACGGGCCCCTTTTTCTGCGCGACCGCGTGGCTGTGGGCGCGGATGCCTTTGAGCGCGGTGACTTCTCACTGCGTATCGAGCCGCTGGAGGTCGCCGACGAGGGCACCTACTCCTGCCACCTGCACCACCATTACTGTGGCCTGCACGAACGCCGCGTCTTCCACCTGACGGTCGCCGAACCCCACGCGGAGCCGCCCCCCCGGGGCTCTCCGGGCAACGGCTCCAGCCACAGCGGCGCCCCAGGCCCAG ACCCCACACTGGCGCGCGGCCACAACGTCATCAATGTCATCGTCCCCGAGAGCCGAGCCCACTTCTTCCAGCAGCTGGGATACGTGCTGGCCACGCTGCTGCTCTTCATCCTGCTACTGGTCACTGTCCTCCTGGCCGCCCGCAGGCGCCGCGGAG GCTACGAATACTCGGACCAGAAGTCGGGAAACTCAAAGGG GAAGGATGTGAACTTGGCGGAGTTCGCTGTGGCTGCAGGGGACCAGATGCTTTACGGGAGTGAGGACATCCAACTAG ATTACAAAAACAACATCCTGAAGGAGAGGGCGGAGCTGGCCCACAGCCCCCTGCCTGCCAAGTACATCGACCTAGACAAAG GGTTCCGGAAGGAGAACTGCAAATAG